The Spinacia oleracea cultivar Varoflay chromosome 2, BTI_SOV_V1, whole genome shotgun sequence DNA segment TCCACATACGGAGTAATAGTCTATCTGAAGTTCTGAACCACGAGGTTAGCATAAGTGGGACTTGAAAACACCTAACAACCTTAGAACTTGAATTGTAAAGCTCTAAGGTTGGAGCCTTAAAGTAGGGGTCTTTCTCTAATTTTGTGCTGCTGTAATCCATGTTACACAATCATGTGACTGTAAGACTTGTTTGATGTATCAAATATGGATACATCTTACTTATTGTGTTTTCCTGTTATCTTTTAATGTTCTAACCAAGTATCCTTTATACATTGGAGGTGCCAAGAGTCTGTATAACAATAGATAGGCAAGGTTGTTTAGGAGATTTAACAAAGGGGTAATGTCTAACCTTATTAATGGTTTGAAAACTTATCCCATTAGCTACTACAGGAAAAAATTTGGACCTCATAGGAAAACTGGGGGAAGGAGGGTATTTATGAAAACGTAATAATTATGTGGCCCATAATTGACTGGAGGAGTTTCTGTTGGGACAGATTTCCCAATAGTTACTTTTGGTCTGTTCCTCGGAGCAAAAGTTTCAAGCTAGTGGGAGTTTGCTTGGAGCATCACATCATTTTAGAATCAGTATCAATGTATCATGGTTCTGTTATTGGAGAATTGTCATGTTTCCCCTTGTGTACAGAATGGCAATTTGATGCCCTTCAATGACTCAAAAGTATATTGAATATATAGTTGTATTACTTGTATACGAATATAATTTGGTCCACCTTAGAGATAAATGATTTATAAGGCTAAGCTAGGGCTTTAACCTTTTAAAGATGTCATATATTCTGTGACCTAACTGACCTCCGACCTTTTTTGTTGGAATATCAAATTTAGATGCACTTATGGATTTATTGTGTGACTTTCTGCAGTCTTTCTGCACACATTGAAGTTTTAAGATTGCAATGTGCATGATTGTGCAAGGGAGGGAGATTCAGTTCTCTTTTTCTTTAGAGTGATATATGTTGATGGTGGAGGGTGTTTTATGATTACTCAGCAGACGACGAGAGTGTAGGATTAAAGACATCGAGGTAAAGGGAGGAGATAAAGGGAAAGAACCGGTAGAAAAGAGATAGGAACTGGGAGGGAAAGTAAGGGAGGAGGTGCCATTCTTTTGCCTTTGGGATGCAAGTTGCAACCCTCCTTTTCTTTACCCATTTGGTCATGGGTTTATGAAATCCAGGTTTTAAAGTCATGTAGTCTTAGTTTAGGGTGTTGGAAGGATCAAGAGCACTCCGTATTAGACTAAAGATTTCAAGCATAATATTTACATACGCATATCGATTTAGAAACAGAAAATTTTACTCGTACGTTTTGTCAACTTGATCTTGCATATAATCCAACTGGACTCCCCCATGTTCAAAACAGTGTGGTGTGCCGGTGTTAGGGTTCTACTATATTTTTGATCCTCGACTTGCTTGTCTTCAGCCTCTCAGACCAAATGGGATTTTTcaagtaaataataaactttTTTTTCCTTGCTGGATTTGTGTTGATTCTGCTGGCTTAGCCTAATAGCCTTGTTAGCTATTCTATTTGATAATTAGTGCTACATTGATTATGTGGTTAataattattccaatttttgtAGGTGGTGGTCTCACCCGAGGCAGATCCTCCTGTTGTCAGAATAATGAACTATGAGTACGttttcttttccttcatggtTCCGTTGGTTCCTCCTTCTGAATAAGAAATTCCATTGCTCCATGTAGATCCACTGGCATTATTccttctaaaatattttcacAGAAACAGTTCAAGGGCGAATGGAGACTGGCGTTCTGGTTTGGAAGTTTGCATATTAGGCTATTAACAAGAGTTGACATGGAAATGTTTTTTGTTTAATTGTGCTGTACTGCTGTGCATCTTAGCAACCTTGTGTCAcctgtttatttttatttttattttttcttattcTGTGTCATTTCCTTTTGTTTCAGTAAATTTAGATACGAACAGCAGAAGAAGAAAAGGGAACAACAGAAGAAAAGTGCTGGTGAATGACTTATCTATCTAGCATTTACAGTAGCCTTATTCATATATCTGGTGATCTTAAAGAAACTAACCcaaattttctttaatttttagcTAGTCGTCAGGACTTAAAAGAACTCAAGATGGGGTAAGAACAACCTGTCTTTCACATCTGTTTCCTCAGACTTCCTTTTGAAAAGCTGTGAGCTGTGCAAAAGCTActttatttaattgttttttttctgTATTTCTTTAGGTACAATATTGATGTCCATGATTATTCTGTGCGCCTTAGAGCTGCACAGAAGTTCATAAAAGATGGTGACAAGGTTACATCGCTTTCCTCCTATGGACTTACCATGTAGGCTCTTTCATTCAGCTTTGTGTAATTGTCACTCACTATATTGAGCATGTTGATTGGTTCTTGTTTACAGGTGAAAGTTATGGTAACTATGAAAGGACGTGAAAAAGCCTTTCTAGACAACGCAATTCAGCTCATCAGAAAGTTCCAAACCGAGCTTGGCGAGGTAATCACTCTAATCCACGCCAACTGGATGATGTGACACTTAGGGGTGTTCATAAATACCCGACCCGCTGACCCGACACAAAAATACCGGGTATTAAATTGTTTTTCAAAACATTTAGCGGGCTGGGTACCCGGCCCGACTTAATTACCGATTTGCGGGTCGGGTCATGGGCCGGTGAATGGTGTAACTGGGTACCTGCAGACCCGTTTGTTAGTTTTTTTCCTTGAAAAAGTTCCGAATTGGTTTGTCATAGATCCGTGTCAAATGAATGAAATAGGGTTTTTACTCCCACTAACCTGTTTTCCTCCCAACACTCCCAGAGAGCCACTTTCCTCtctcattttttattttctcaaaCTCACTCTCTACATCTGATCTATTTGCACGGGCGTTCAGGCACAAGGGTGTGATCTGAATCTCCACTTACCCCTATAGTTTATACTTCGTACATATCACATCAATGAGTACAACGCTTGATGATGGTGGAAAGGGCTTGTTGCATACAtccaaaatatatatttttgatCTGTACTTTCTACCTTCCCTCTTATCTTCTCCTTTGCAGAGAATTCTCAAGGATTTTGAGTTGCTGACAACTTGTATGATTGAGTTTGTTCTtatttcaactttttttttgtcaaattagAAGTTGAATTAGACTATTTGTATTTCCGGTTTGTTATTATTAAAACAAGATTACTACTAGCCAGTACTTTGAAATTGCCTTTGATTTTATCAATTCGGATAGAAACATAAAATGcagttaaaaaaaataaaaattccagGTACCTGTGACCTGACCCGTGTTAATCGGGTACCCGCTAACCAGGTACCCGTTTTTTACGGGTCGGGTTATGGGCCAACTTTTTGACTACGCGGAAAAGTGGGTATCCGCCTCTTCGGATACCCGATAAGCCGGGTACTCGGTAATGGACACTACACATGAGCTCATAGTTTTAGGCTTCATTCTTTTCACTTCAAAAtttcttatctgaacttattgaagcTTATCAAGCCTTACTTCAGTTGTGAATTAAGCTTGAGTAAGCCTTGTTGGAATTTATTtgaactttttttattttcttaaaatTTTCGATCCTAATTCTCTTTGTTGTTTTTCATGTGCTTTGAATCCATTGAGCTTCCCTATATTGATTGATATGATTTGCAGGTTGCAACTGAGGAGCACAACAATTTTTCGCGCAGGAAGAAAGAAGACATCACAGAGAGATTTATATATGTGATTCTCGTACCAAATAAAGTAGTTGTTCAGAAGGCCCAAGAGGCACCAAAGAAGAAGCGTGATTTAGCTCCTAATGAAGTATCGGCTCCTAATGAAGTCCCGACTCCTAATGAAGTCCCGGCTCCTATTGAAGTCTCAGCTCGGCCAGTGTTTAATTCTACAAAATCGGTTTTGTGAGTTTTAGGTGAGGGATTTGTGGCTGGTAATCGTCATTATGTCCGAGTTTTATAGCAATTACAGCTTCTGTATAGGATTAATGAAAATAGAGTTTGTACGAGTACAACTCACATGCGTTGCTCAAGGTTGTAGAAATAACTTTCGAGTATCCCTAGAATCTGTATAATATTGTCCTTTGAAGTTACATGTAAAACCATTTTTGGAAGGTGAAAATACAAAGAAAGTCTGTTAATGACATCAATTTCTACTTAGAGCGTGATGAAAACTTTGATGAAAAATCTACCTCAACTATACTACTAAACTAAGGTTATGTTTGGCAAAACTAGCGGTAAAAGATAGCTTTTAGCGGTTGAGCAACGAGTAGCGATCCGAATAGCGGATAGCCTCCAACAAGTAGCGGGTAAAAGTTAGTGATAGAAGTAGCGGTTAACAGTATGAGCATTTGACATGAAAGAAGCGGTTGACGTTGTAATTGACCATAAATATCAAAGGTTAAAAAGAAATTTAATTCCAATTTAACTAATTTTCTGTCATATTCAACATTTTCCTTACTATAGTTATCAAAAAAAATACTTTCTCCGTTTTTTATTAAATGACGCAATTTTTTttgtcacgtttgccaatgcaatatttcaacCATTAATACCTTTAATTATCAatgattaaaaattataaaaatttgatattataaaactatatgatgagacgattataacaaaactccacatgactatattttttcttaagtataaatcacaaatgatagtcaaagtatattatatgaatagtgccaaaagtacaattgtgtcatttaaaaaagaacagaggaggTATATATACGAATTATATGTTAAGTTGGTTCCCTCAATTAGGGAAATAACAATAAGAGGTTTTTCATGAGGATTGTTTCATGTTTTTGAGGTTTGTATACAAATCTTATTATTGCTAGCCTAAATTTTTTCAAGAGTGATTACTTAAAACAAACCTGTTTGCATCTCATaaagtaaaaaaacaaaaaatatactttATTGTTATTTGAGTTGAATGATATATGTATTGGCCCGTGCATATATCTTTATGTAGGTTTGTCTATGGTTAGCACAaagtttgttgaaaattgggtTTATAAAATGATGACATGATATAGAAATAAACCTTGATGAGGCACTATTTCTAATTTGCTATTACCCTTAGTTTAACACATTTtccctctctcttctctctccccCAAACCCTAGACTCCATTGAGAATTTTAAGGGGCTTCCATCGTTTTCACAGGTATAATGCCccaatttctttcttttcttatgTTTGTCCTTTAATATATGTTGTTGTAGGTGTAATAATGATTATCTCCTGGAGAGGAATGATTCTCCCTTGAAAGATGGTTTCGCCCCTTTCTTTCAAAGAGGAATTTTGTTTGGGTGTTGGTGTCGAGTCTAGGGGTATGGTACTATGGTTAGTGTATTTTATGGTGGAAATTGTGTTGTTTCTATGAAAAATGCACTTTAATGATCAAGATCAATATGGGTTATGGATCAGATTCAGTTTTCAAGATTACTACAATGTTTATAATGAGTTCCTCCACATGAACAACGAAAATATGTAAATGTGAAGAGCTCATGAAGATTGAAGAGTAGCAAAAGTGAAGGGTTGATCAAGTTTAATTTTCATATGTATGTTGAAGTACACGGTCTGCCTAGGACTAGGTCAAAATAAAACTTGTTACGGTATAAGGAAGACACCTCTTtcgtcccaaattagttttaAGCTTATCAGTAAACAAAGTTTTagaaaataagttttattagtattattttattgaaaaagtagatgtgaaatGATATAGTGtgatatctatactaatatattaaaagacgttttGAAGAACGTATATGTGTCACATATACCTCTCCTTATTACCCCACGTCACCACTAATTAGCATCATAACATGTCATTACAACCAAAAAATATCtaacaaggatcgaacaccaaacctctttgttaaaagtaacacttcttaccatcttaaccaactacaacttatgtagtatctttccatataagcctatatattttttttacaataaacaatacattgaataaaagtgaatgcaaaaaaaggaatgattacttaaatcataaatgtacaattattattttgaataaaatgatcCGACTTTATTTAGATTTTTGGATGTGGGGTTTAATCGGAGaggttgttgatcggccactaaTCTTATGTCACCAACGTAATTTGATGATGACGCCATCTCTACGtgcatatattaaaaaaaacccgAATGAAAGTCAAAACTCGGGGCAACGCCCGGGTTACATActagttattttattgaaaatagATTGTGATAGAAGATAGTAgagtattttttaattgaatgtgagAGGAATGTGGGaccctaactttttttttttttttttttttgcagtgtGTAGAgagatttattaaaataattgttggggccttttctaaaacaaaattgtAAAAAGTAATCTTGGACGGAATCTATGTTAGATACTGAGATGTAAATAGAAAGTGTAAAAAATGATATGGGAAGGAGGCAATATGTTCTTTCGAacttaattttcagtttatttttCATAGCAGTTTTAATACACTAAAACTATTTCGAAAACATTGGAGAAAACCAATTTTGTTAATCTTTTtatatcaaaattcaaaaaacctTAACAAGAGTAGAGTATTCATTATAATGAAAAGTCAACGAATATACttcgtactccctccgtttcgaaataatgaGGACAATTAACATTTTCACGTTTGACAATGTAATTTTTcggacattaatatctctaattatgtattcataaaaattgtaaaaaattgatattccgAAAGTACATATCGAgacaaatcaaacaaaaccTCACAcgactttattttttcttatccataactCACAAATGATGgtcaaattgaaatttgtgaatagtgtcaaaagtcaaagtgtCCTATTATTTCAacacggaggaagtattaaacaATGCAAATATAGATTGGGATCGATAATTTCTAACATATCATCTGCCTCTGCGAGGacaaagaaagagaaagaaaatgagGGATTATTCTTGGGTGGACCTGGTCCACGATAATATTAGTGTGGATCCAAGACTAATAATTTTCTCTAGCACCCTTTATACATACATAGagactataataaattaaacaccagaATTATTAGATATAGTAACAATTTTTCAATCATAGTAatcctatgtttttaaaagcgaATCGTGAGTTAAAATCTCATTATTCAAACATAACAGGTAGCAACTACtacaatttgatttttttttttccataataATCTTAATAAACATTCCAAATAAAATTATACACAGATTTTTGACATATTTTTAGACAAGGTCcataataaatttagtgtgaaCCGGATCTATTTAAAAATGGGTGGAAGAGAAGTGGTAGGGTCGGAATCTCACCAACGGTCTTACCTAGGGGTGAAAGTTTGGTAGCAAAAAACCGAAAACCGAATTGATCGAACCAAACCGAATAAGAAATTcggttcgtttttttttttatctattcGGTTCGATTTGGAttgagatttttttaaaaaattggttTTATGGTTTGGATTGGATTGAAAAGTCTGAAACCGAATAAACCAAACTAAAAACGAATAAGCAGAACTTGGATAAAAAGTATAATAAGGGCCCGAAAATTGGCTAAAAACAGGTATAATATAGGCCCAAAAAAAGGCCAAAGTGAAAGGCCCATGAAAATTCGATTTTATGGTTTGGATtggaatgaaaaataaaaatccgaTTTAGTTTGGTTtggattaaaaggttatttggtTTGAATTCGGTTTCAAAAAATGAAAACCGAATTATTTCGATTTGGGCCTTAATCCAAACCGAAAACCGAACTTTCACTTCCCTAATCCTACCCGTAGTCCTGAAGTCACGGGTATGCCTGTAGTAGTGTTGTAAaaaaaagtgttgatttttttaaaattttcagtaCACTTTGACCGATTGAGTGCCGCTACGAGGCCAGGACTGCAATtgtttaatacttcctccgtgtTGAATTCAGAAAATTCCGGTCCACCGGTTCAAGCGGTTCCGGTCCGATCCGGTTTTGGACCTGTGCACACCCTTACCCGGTCCTACTCCTCACCAATCCCCATTTTATATTTTCAGCGCTCTTAAATTAGGctatgttctgttcgacttattttgacttatttcaaataaaataagttcagataagttcagataatataagttcagcaaacataAGTTTTTtaagacattttcacacacaaataagtttatttcagacaaaataagtttttttcagataaaataaattcagataagttcagataatataagttcaatcaAAATAAGTCTAATAGAAGCCACACTTGCTGCTCACGTgtaagtcaatggccggaaaatctTAGTCGATGTTAGAAACTTTCATTTGGTTTGTCTTTCCCAAaaacattaaggtgtgattttacaaaaaaattatataaagtcctttctcgcaaaatttggactATAAAAAGtcctttttgacaaatttgcctaaagATTGTCATTGTTTTATAAATAATGTAATTGTTGCCGATACTTTGGtttttttgacttttcaacattATTACGCAAATTACAATTTTAGCCCTAGGTATGAGCATTTTGCATTTTTTCCCCACTGTCTAACAGCAGTGTATCACTATTCCTCAAATTATACTCTTAACTTGTTAATCAAGTAATACGAGTAGGTTGTAGGAAACGAGAAACGAGAAACGAGAAACGAAAATGGATACATGAAAAACGGAGAAACGATAATTTTCAAAATGGTAAGATACGGTGACACggaatttaaaatatttaacatgattttttaaaatttaaaagtatTAAAAATACAAACATTTTAAAAGAGTTATTACGAAGTAGATCAAGGAGAAagagatttaaaaaaaattatcacatCCATATTTTGCTGAGTAATAAAGATGGTCGTGGGCCGGACCGATGCTAGACACACATTGTATCGTGCCGGGACGAAAATTTCAAAACATGACCCAGGCTCGGCCCAAGCCCACGAGATTTTGTGCCGGGCCGTCGTGTCTAAGACTAATTTTATcaaatttagcgtgctttgtcgtgccgggtcgagtcatgcctttaaaaaaaaaaattatggctCAGGCCCGATCCACGATTTCGTGCTCGCGCCGAGCTGGGCTTTTTTTGTGCTCGTGCCGGGCTGGGATTTTTTCGTGTTTGGGCCTGGCTGGGCATTTTTCGTGCTTGGTCGGGTCGGGCTTCCGGCTGCCCATCCCACAGCCATCTTTATTGACTAGTCAACTAGTGATTTAATTGGCATTTGTCTACTTGGGCCAGACCCAAATTTGTAGTTTTGTAGCACAGTCTCGTATAGGATATGCAACTGTGAAATACAGAGCAACTACTATCTTCTTCTTCTCCGTGAATGCTTCCTACTTCCCGCTGCCAACCCAAATTATAGTGAATAGGCAAATAGAAAATGACATCGTGGGAAAGGGAAGAAGAGCTGAAGAAAGCAGCAGTGAGAGGAGATGTGGAGTTCCTTAAAAAATGTGTTGCTACCAATAAACCCATCAAATACTACTTGACTTTATTCCGAAGGAGTCAAACCGGTGAACGTCTTAACGGAAACATCTTCCACTTGGCGGCGCGTGAAAACAGAGAAGAGTTCATTAGAGAAGCCATCTCGATCTTACCTCTCGACGCAACAAAACAACTCCTCTTACAAACACGCGACGGAGATTTGTTCACCCCTCTTCACATGGCAGCCGGCATCGGCAATCTCGAGATCGTAAAATTGTTCCTTAGTGTCTACAACACGAACACTAGTTCACCGTCGCAGCAAAAGCCGTGGTTGGTGAGGAATGAAAGCGGACGAACTCCCTGccactagacctggttattggacagggtagtccaatggatatagggttagggtcaagttaatagggcttttattggacaGAGCCTTTATTGGATatggtcattatagggtcaaacttatactacaattattttgaaaattaaaatagtaatgatacaaaaaattacgtgtatagcttcgtatttatttgtacttgcacatggctcttttgtttttcatttttcattgctcgtttattgacccgcccactaatgacccgctaatGACCCGCGatccgcttttgacccgcccattatcgacccgctaaaaatgaccctttcaatacccgaccctcttttgacccgcaccgaccctgacccgccccgcccgataaccagatTTACCTGCCACGTAGCTATTAATTATGGTAACGAGGAATGTGCGCTGGAGATATTTAAAATGGATATGGACTCGCTTTGCAACATGCCGGATAATAACGGGTTCAGCTTGCTTTATGATGCGATAGCGAGAGGGCTTAACAGATTCGCGTTGGAGATCTTGATCGACAACTTCGACGGAAGTTCGATTTCTTGTACTGGTTCCGATGGATTTACTGCCTTGCACTGCCTCACAAGTTGCTCTGGTGATTTTCGATCATTTACCTTACATTCATCTTTCTATTTTTAGATTTggtttttttagtttttgttaTTCAACGACCAAACACAATTGGCTAATTCactaattgcaaatttgcaatcATCAAAACTCTAACAACTCTTTTAGAGATGGCCGTGGCCCGGGCCGGGCACACGTCAGGCCCCATGTTGTTTTGTGCCGGGCCGGACCGAAACTTTAAAAAACAGGGCCCAGGCCTGGACCAAGCCCACAAACTTTCGGGTCGGCCCGCACCGTCGAACCTAaacctaattttactaaatttagcgtgctttgtcgtgTCGGGTCGAGTTCTAAAATAATTATGTCAAACATATCTTTTTACAATAAAGGCACAATTATTTACTGCCATATAAGCTTAGAGTAATTACAGTTAGAGAAGATTTGAACGGTGGCAGTGTCCGCACATGGGATTCAGCATGATATTATTTACTTCctcgtcttttaatactcgcaacgtttggatttttgccactatttatataatctactttgactattcgtagtgtttttttatataagataaaacatagtcatgtgggattttgttagattcgtctcaatgtgtattttcaaaatatcaactttttataatttttgcataaagagaattaaaCATTCGTCCGCTTAAGTACAAACATCGACCataatcaaagttgtgcatcggcatgcgtgaaactaacaaacgttgcgagtattaaaagacggaggaagtatttttttGACAGATGAGCTgtaagtatatatattttttgggaAATTCTACATGGTGACCTTATAGTATAGTCTTTTCTACTTGgcggaaataaattaatttgacTTTCTGTAGTGACCTTGTAGTTTTATAAATATCATTAGAGTGCACTAATTACGTATTTAAAAGATGACACATGCTTAAATAAGTGATTTGACTAACCTACCCCTTAATTTAATCTTGAATAACTCCCTCACTATTTTATTAACCCCCTCTAAATTAACTCCTAAACGGCTAAACCCCATAAAACAACTCCTAAACTAATTAACCCTAACCCCGTATTCGTCCTCCATTCGCCCTTTCCAAATTCATCTTTGTGCATCCCTTATTctctttcaaattcaaactcaatATTCTCTGGTTTAATTCTCTTTGATATTTCGTTGTTCTAGTATGATTTTTGCAAATTGTCGCAAATACAAACAAAATAAGCGAAGTACAATATGATTGAAATTTAGGATTTTTATTGCGGGTACGTAGTTTCGGTCGAAGATTTTGGGTTTTGAAGGAAATTGGAAAGCAATTACTGTAACTTTAAACAGAAAATCAAGGTTAGTTATACATATTTCTTAATAATCCCTCAAATTCTAAGCACAAATTTAAGTAGGTTAAATTATACTCTGTTTTGTTATACTTGATGAATTAATATAATTGTTAAATTGTTGGTTGAAATTGATGATTCATCCGATGAAATTGATCGTGATAAGTATATATTTTAGTCTCTTTTTTAATTGTGGATTTGTTTGTGGTCGATGTTTGTTGTGTTATTGCAGAATGGATCAATTAGTGTTAAGATTTCACTATGTGGGTCAAGAAAGTGATTTGATAATTGATGATGTTGATAAGGTTATGTGGATTGATTTGATAATAGAGTATGAGGAAGGATTTAGGAAAAAAGGGTATCAAATGCCAAAATTTCCTAGTTTTCACTACTGCTATAATATGAAGGATGTAATGCTTAAAACCGACAGTGACTTAATGTCAATGCTAGACAGGTTAAGTACAAAGAAGGTGATATATGTGTATGTAGGGTCAGTTGATAAGCCCACTGATTGTGTGACTGCTGCTAGGAAACTTAGTGAGACACTAAAATATAAGGATAAGATGCACATTGGGAGTAGTCCACCTAGTAACATAAACATACCGGTTAACAATGAGAGTATCAGACAAGATTTTGATGATGAGGCGATTAACCATGCTATTGAAGAGCATTGGCATGATATTGAGATAAGTAATGAGATAGAAAATCTAATTGAACCTCTTGTGGAAGGTAAAGGACCAAAATCGAAGGCACCACTAAAATCACAAGCAAAGAAACTGCCTGTAAGGAGAAACCCCCCTAATAATGAACCAGATCAATCACAATCAATTTATGTCCCTCTCCCTACATACTCAAATGCACCACCCATTAACCAAGAGATCACTACTCCTTCTAGTTCAAACCTTTCACTTAACGCAGCCCTTGTTTTGCATAAAATACCTAAGAGTACTGCTGCTAGGAGAAGACTATTAGGATCCACCCAACCAATAGCTCAAGTTATTAGAAGAGAGAAATTTCATGAACAGCTTGAGCAAGTCCAATCTACTAATGTTGGTGGGGGAAGTGTGCAAGTGCAATCTAATGATGTTGACGAGGGAAGTGGCCAAGGAAGTGATCAAGTGCAACCTGCTATGGTTGTACAACAACATGATTTTGTAGATAATGATGATTATGTTCATTATGATGAGCAGGATAATGGTGATGATCAGGAGAATGATGATGAATATATTGACATGGTGCATGATAATTATGATCCTTATGAGGATGACTTATGGCAAAGAGATATGAATAATGATGACAGCTATTTTAGTAGAATTTACAAAAATGGAGAATTTGTGGGGATGTACAATTTGGGAGTATTGTGTTGAAGCCTTGGATGATATTTAGTGACAAAGAGCATTTATGGTCGGTATTGAGAGATTACTGTATACAGTGTGGTTTTGGTCTTATTGTTGATAAGTCTAGCCCTAGTAGGTTAACGGCTTCTTGTATGGATTTGCACTGTAATTGGAGAATTCATTCAAGTAGGCTTCCCGATGGGCAGACATGGGCTATTAAGAGCATCATGAACTCTGAACATACTTGTAGAGGGTTAGATGTAATGAATCCATTAGTTAATGTAAAGTGGGCTGCAGAGAAGTTAATGGATGATATTAGGGCAAACAATGACATTCCTGGTAAGTCCCTCAATGAGTTGTTGTGGAAAAGATATGGGGTTCAAATGGCCATCAGCACGTTGTACAAAATGAAGGGTGTTTC contains these protein-coding regions:
- the LOC110778544 gene encoding translation initiation factor IF3-4, chloroplastic, with the translated sequence MAATLAATAGGNILTPPLLSRLKLKPPPTSLLSLSPFQSNLFCLRLCISTSNFQSFPLSHSSSSHLVSASGRYSGKSSDDDQPLDISSVRSDKVRLIDEKQNMIGIVSRNEAIRRAEDLELDLVVVSPEADPPVVRIMNYDKFRYEQQKKKREQQKKSAASRQDLKELKMGYNIDVHDYSVRLRAAQKFIKDGDKVKVMVTMKGREKAFLDNAIQLIRKFQTELGEVATEEHNNFSRRKKEDITERFIYVILVPNKVVVQKAQEAPKKKRDLAPNEVSAPNEVPTPNEVPAPIEVSARPVFNSTKSVL
- the LOC110778545 gene encoding uncharacterized protein isoform X2; translation: MDQLVLRFHYVGQESDLIIDDVDKVMWIDLIIEYEEGFRKKGYQMPKFPSFHYCYNMKDVMLKTDSDLMSMLDRLSTKKVIYVYVGSVDKPTDCVTAARKLSETLKYKDKMHIGSSPPSNINIPVNNESIRQDFDDEAINHAIEEHWHDIEISNEIENLIEPLVEGKGPKSKAPLKSQAKKLPVRRNPPNNEPDQSQSIYVPLPTYSNAPPINQEITTPSSSNLSLNAALVLHKIPKSTAARRRLLGSTQPIAQVIRREKFHEQLEQVQSTNVGGGSVQVQSNDVDEGSGQGSDQVQPAMVVQQHDFVDNDDYVHYDEQDNGDDQENDDEYIDMVHDNYDPYEDDLWQRDMNNDDSYFSRIYKNGEFVGMYNLGVLC
- the LOC110778545 gene encoding uncharacterized protein isoform X1; this encodes MIHPMKLIVISIYFSLFFNCGFVCGRCLLCYCRMDQLVLRFHYVGQESDLIIDDVDKVMWIDLIIEYEEGFRKKGYQMPKFPSFHYCYNMKDVMLKTDSDLMSMLDRLSTKKVIYVYVGSVDKPTDCVTAARKLSETLKYKDKMHIGSSPPSNINIPVNNESIRQDFDDEAINHAIEEHWHDIEISNEIENLIEPLVEGKGPKSKAPLKSQAKKLPVRRNPPNNEPDQSQSIYVPLPTYSNAPPINQEITTPSSSNLSLNAALVLHKIPKSTAARRRLLGSTQPIAQVIRREKFHEQLEQVQSTNVGGGSVQVQSNDVDEGSGQGSDQVQPAMVVQQHDFVDNDDYVHYDEQDNGDDQENDDEYIDMVHDNYDPYEDDLWQRDMNNDDSYFSRIYKNGEFVGMYNLGVLC